A stretch of the Mycoplasmoides genitalium G37 genome encodes the following:
- a CDS encoding MPN455 family protein, with product MINSTKGYIDQNGLAAKQFVQTKQLSVIRLTFMVAAFGIFFIFLVALTVQQLLSRSTLIDLASDFRTLSTIAVITSFVSLILYFVTAFKLRNPNTSLTWFWALIITDVISYGITLGILLTLATTFSKQVNFEANDIVYAFLGASLVFGSVWGLSALPSQKRRYQQTQTLFHILLWAFVISIVASLLSFILNFTVFASTTNLLDRIIPGLSLIVGGIFSLISVYFVSLQIRNEQDLIKYYESEDYEMARRQSWRSALFFGAWLISSFMNLVYFILRIILITKNFSRV from the coding sequence ATGATTAATTCAACAAAAGGCTATATTGATCAAAACGGTTTAGCAGCAAAGCAGTTTGTACAAACAAAACAGCTTTCTGTAATCCGTTTAACTTTTATGGTAGCTGCTTTTGGGATCTTTTTTATCTTTCTTGTTGCATTAACAGTACAACAATTGCTTTCAAGAAGCACACTAATTGATTTAGCTAGTGATTTTAGAACACTTAGTACTATTGCAGTTATTACTAGTTTTGTCTCTTTAATTCTTTATTTTGTTACTGCTTTTAAATTAAGGAATCCCAACACTAGTTTGACATGGTTTTGGGCCTTAATCATTACTGATGTGATTAGTTATGGGATAACCCTTGGGATCTTATTAACTTTAGCAACGACATTTTCAAAACAAGTTAACTTTGAAGCTAATGACATTGTTTATGCTTTTTTAGGTGCTAGTTTGGTGTTTGGTTCAGTGTGAGGATTAAGTGCGCTACCAAGTCAAAAAAGGCGATATCAACAAACCCAAACTTTGTTTCACATCTTATTATGGGCTTTTGTAATTAGTATTGTAGCGAGCTTATTGAGCTTTATTTTGAACTTTACAGTGTTTGCTTCTACAACAAACCTACTTGATAGAATTATCCCTGGCTTATCTTTAATAGTAGGGGGAATCTTTTCATTAATTTCAGTTTATTTTGTGAGTTTACAGATCCGTAATGAACAAGATTTGATTAAATACTATGAAAGTGAAGATTATGAAATGGCAAGAAGACAGAGCTGAAGATCTGCTTTATTCTTTGGGGCTTGATTAATTAGCAGCTTCATGAATTTGGTCTATTTCATCCTAAGAATCATCCTAATTACTAAAAATTTTTCTAGAGTTTAG
- a CDS encoding MG321/MPN456 family lipoprotein: MKLKKRYLLLGSTLTVSAALILSACASSQLNKGVFFTSSSADLLKNNSVPLSMFNVSPTSSFFGNAYAGLTNYVATGTNRDDGVNVTDQIKEKLVLELALSVTGYKKTTHSGLKGRAQKNGSTDSSDGSSKNDYTKFNEWDAIGTIYRDSSKSITEDPNYHKITQEATRYEFTINTSLSWVDNAGREVKQNNQPVKLSSKDFERGFETYILSSNLGFNRNGYFIDLMGLDVEKTVGMDKTNGSSDGNGKGIEITDENYDVENYRSVDDNKFNVYLTSPFPFFLSMMSKEFFFPIPHTHPKVKALKLGKDSPLKYNQNNNRKILDQANTNFDGIYGGGVNAWKDTWSVGPYYVESFNQAQIVFKRNQIYDAIITPNLPKTRQENEKPIPAIVSYFQPGATPEVFYSSYIAGGLSASAVPYSQQQDARSRFNGTGDLRWLKIQKTAQSAQVTYSGKPYVANDSTVQLNANITETEAKFLYNSESEEALTIRAGINGLINWKNLAIIDLPNSGDVNYSTVPFGIFKEKPANGTSSGTNTDGIENDYYYKINNNQRLGLIPEQTGTFQKDKNVLDTATVKLSYYSSTKTNGAQVRTASTSGSSSQTSQVSSKQVSVTKQSFISALKKVGFTGNNPLHFNIKLGNASLSSNQVDYYNALKQALTELGNDNGENLIIPEIILGDAQGPTRNEWYIGLSSVLGFSYWSPDYDGVGTWLDAATQLNSEGIGEVITYNSGSHIVRTLLLAASQNNVFNQIENKLQNNTTTNGKDWCSCITSADLFKDDPYVIKNFGTNGNNGTSASLAFTKKALSLLKFLVDNKVLKADKVKEAIKDPDKYLSKRSKIDDNKPANVSDIHIGYELKDLYDNAAQLNRFNSIWAEQDTDNAKFLITVVDSYFPVLPVSAPGLNETIPSLLKPWFSLRNAPSGIATMRDSGYIDE, from the coding sequence ATGAAATTAAAAAAAAGATACTTGTTGCTCGGTTCTACACTGACAGTTAGTGCAGCACTAATCCTAAGTGCTTGTGCATCCTCACAGTTAAACAAAGGGGTGTTTTTCACCTCTTCTTCAGCAGATTTGTTAAAGAACAACTCTGTTCCATTGAGCATGTTTAACGTTTCACCCACTTCATCTTTTTTTGGTAATGCTTATGCAGGGTTAACTAACTATGTTGCTACTGGTACAAACCGTGATGATGGGGTTAATGTTACTGACCAAATTAAAGAAAAATTAGTGTTAGAACTTGCTTTATCAGTTACTGGCTATAAAAAGACAACACACAGTGGCCTTAAAGGTAGAGCACAAAAAAACGGTTCAACAGATTCTTCTGATGGATCTAGTAAGAATGATTACACTAAGTTCAATGAGTGGGATGCAATAGGCACAATTTATCGTGATAGTTCAAAGTCTATTACTGAAGATCCTAACTATCACAAGATAACCCAAGAAGCAACCAGATATGAATTTACCATTAACACTAGTTTGAGCTGGGTTGATAATGCTGGTAGAGAAGTCAAACAAAACAACCAACCAGTTAAACTCTCCTCTAAAGACTTTGAAAGGGGTTTTGAGACCTATATTCTCTCTTCTAACTTAGGTTTTAACCGGAATGGTTATTTCATTGACCTAATGGGTCTTGATGTTGAAAAAACCGTTGGTATGGATAAAACCAACGGTTCTAGTGATGGCAATGGTAAAGGTATTGAGATCACTGATGAAAATTATGATGTTGAAAACTATAGAAGTGTAGATGATAACAAGTTTAATGTTTATCTAACTTCTCCTTTTCCTTTCTTTCTATCAATGATGTCAAAGGAATTCTTCTTTCCAATTCCTCACACCCATCCTAAGGTAAAAGCCCTTAAACTAGGTAAAGATTCACCGCTTAAATATAACCAAAATAACAACAGAAAGATTTTAGATCAAGCAAATACTAACTTTGATGGTATCTATGGAGGGGGTGTTAATGCTTGAAAAGACACTTGATCAGTTGGCCCTTACTATGTTGAGAGTTTTAACCAAGCACAAATTGTCTTTAAACGCAACCAGATTTATGATGCAATTATCACCCCTAATCTTCCTAAAACAAGACAAGAAAACGAAAAACCTATCCCTGCTATAGTTAGTTATTTCCAACCAGGAGCTACTCCTGAAGTGTTCTATTCTAGTTATATCGCTGGGGGCTTATCAGCTTCAGCTGTTCCCTATTCCCAACAACAAGATGCAAGATCAAGGTTTAATGGTACAGGGGATCTGAGGTGATTAAAAATCCAAAAAACTGCGCAAAGTGCTCAAGTAACTTATTCAGGTAAACCTTATGTTGCTAATGACAGTACTGTTCAACTAAATGCAAACATCACTGAGACAGAAGCTAAGTTCTTATATAACAGTGAATCTGAAGAAGCGTTGACTATCCGTGCTGGAATTAATGGTTTGATCAACTGAAAGAACTTAGCAATCATTGATCTGCCCAACTCAGGAGATGTTAACTATTCTACTGTTCCTTTTGGGATCTTTAAAGAAAAACCAGCAAATGGAACTAGTAGTGGTACAAATACAGATGGAATTGAGAATGATTATTATTACAAGATTAACAACAACCAAAGACTTGGTTTAATCCCTGAACAAACTGGAACTTTTCAAAAGGATAAGAATGTTCTTGATACTGCAACTGTTAAGTTAAGTTACTATAGCTCTACAAAAACTAATGGTGCTCAAGTAAGAACAGCTTCTACTAGTGGCAGCAGTAGTCAAACTAGTCAAGTTTCTTCAAAACAAGTAAGTGTTACCAAGCAAAGTTTTATCAGTGCATTAAAAAAAGTTGGGTTTACTGGTAACAATCCATTACACTTCAACATTAAACTAGGAAATGCATCACTCTCCTCTAACCAAGTTGATTACTATAACGCTTTAAAACAAGCTTTAACTGAACTTGGTAATGATAATGGTGAAAATTTAATTATCCCTGAGATTATCTTAGGAGATGCACAAGGTCCAACAAGAAACGAATGATACATAGGTTTATCAAGTGTACTTGGTTTTTCTTATTGGAGTCCTGATTATGATGGGGTTGGTACCTGACTTGATGCTGCTACACAGCTTAACAGTGAGGGTATTGGTGAAGTAATTACTTACAATTCAGGTAGTCATATTGTCAGAACTTTATTGTTAGCTGCATCCCAAAACAATGTCTTTAATCAAATTGAAAATAAACTTCAAAATAACACAACAACTAACGGAAAAGACTGGTGTAGTTGCATAACAAGTGCTGATCTTTTTAAAGATGATCCCTATGTCATTAAGAACTTTGGTACTAATGGTAATAACGGTACATCCGCTTCATTAGCATTCACTAAAAAAGCATTAAGCTTACTGAAATTTTTAGTTGATAATAAGGTATTGAAAGCTGATAAAGTTAAAGAAGCAATTAAAGATCCTGATAAATATCTATCAAAAAGAAGCAAGATAGATGACAACAAACCAGCAAATGTATCAGATATCCACATTGGTTATGAATTGAAAGATCTTTATGACAACGCTGCTCAACTTAACCGATTTAACAGCATTTGAGCTGAACAGGACACTGATAATGCTAAGTTCTTAATTACTGTAGTAGATAGTTACTTTCCTGTTCTACCAGTCTCCGCTCCTGGGTTAAATGAAACTATTCCTTCGCTTTTAAAACCATGATTTTCACTCCGTAATGCCCCTTCAGGGATTGCTACAATGCGTGATTCAGGTTACATTGATGAGTAA
- a CDS encoding potassium transporter TrkG: MTRRQNQMVKLTTWLKKIGWGETITQRIFCFYIYCILFGSLLLFLPIALQDNYQKVVSYGIDWQGKRFEQKTDYNFLDALFLSTSAFSDTGLSTVVVSKTYSIFGQIVLAVLLQLGGIGFVVIAFLAWRLFNFHKKEQYSFYEKLMLQSERGGSKLGNTSEMILVSIIFLFIVELIYGFLYGILFYFIPGFEPANLFADHAKVSTQLKALVVDSNQTIAAFNDINKAFQAGFFHSLSAVNNAGIDLIGGSSFVPYRNGLGIIIQWLTISQIIFGGIGYPCLFDGFEAIKKKIKYGRHTKHQFSLFTKLTVITNIVVILLFFTLLLMVEFIASDSLTNTIVNFSDEKKSLINTQLQSQSNQAIHASVFGNNPNASRVMQLFFMVISSRSAGFSVFPVASEIQTTKIIIALAMFIGASPSSTAGGIRTTTLAVIFLALVAKFKGQKEVKAFKRSIDQTTVIDAFLVLIISLIAVLLTAVLLPLSMEQPVSFIDALFETTSAFGTVGLSSGATVNIALDPNRNTFNFLALCLLMVMGQVGVSSSVLTFVRKHPKANSYSYPKEAVKIG, encoded by the coding sequence ATGACAAGAAGACAAAACCAGATGGTAAAACTCACCACTTGGTTAAAAAAAATTGGCTGAGGTGAGACTATTACCCAACGAATTTTTTGTTTTTATATCTATTGCATCTTGTTTGGAAGTTTGCTGTTATTTTTGCCAATTGCACTCCAAGATAACTACCAAAAAGTGGTTAGTTATGGAATTGATTGACAGGGAAAAAGATTTGAACAGAAAACTGATTACAACTTTTTAGATGCATTATTTTTATCAACCAGTGCTTTTAGTGATACAGGACTTTCTACTGTTGTTGTATCAAAAACATACAGTATCTTTGGCCAGATAGTTTTAGCAGTATTACTCCAGTTAGGAGGGATTGGATTTGTTGTTATTGCTTTTTTAGCATGACGATTGTTTAACTTTCACAAGAAGGAACAATACAGTTTTTATGAAAAGTTAATGTTGCAATCAGAACGAGGTGGTTCTAAGCTAGGTAATACTAGTGAGATGATCTTAGTATCTATCATCTTTCTTTTTATCGTTGAACTAATTTATGGATTTTTATATGGTATTTTGTTTTATTTCATCCCAGGCTTTGAACCTGCTAACTTGTTTGCAGATCATGCAAAAGTTTCAACTCAATTAAAAGCTTTAGTAGTTGATTCAAACCAAACAATAGCAGCTTTTAATGATATTAATAAGGCTTTTCAAGCAGGTTTTTTCCATTCCTTATCAGCAGTTAATAATGCTGGGATAGATCTGATAGGGGGTAGTTCTTTTGTTCCTTATAGAAATGGACTTGGTATTATTATTCAGTGGTTAACTATTAGCCAAATTATCTTTGGGGGAATTGGTTATCCTTGTTTGTTTGATGGCTTTGAAGCCATTAAAAAAAAGATTAAGTATGGTAGACACACAAAACACCAATTTAGTCTATTTACCAAGTTGACAGTAATTACTAATATCGTTGTAATCCTGCTTTTTTTCACCTTACTTTTAATGGTGGAATTTATTGCTAGTGATAGTTTAACTAACACTATTGTTAATTTTAGTGATGAAAAAAAGAGTTTAATAAATACCCAATTGCAATCACAATCTAACCAAGCAATCCATGCGTCAGTTTTTGGTAATAACCCTAATGCAAGTAGGGTAATGCAGCTCTTTTTTATGGTTATTTCATCCCGTTCAGCAGGTTTTAGTGTTTTCCCTGTTGCTAGTGAGATTCAAACTACAAAAATAATTATTGCATTGGCAATGTTTATTGGTGCTAGTCCCTCTTCTACTGCTGGGGGGATTAGAACAACTACGCTAGCAGTAATCTTTTTAGCTCTAGTTGCTAAGTTTAAAGGTCAAAAGGAAGTAAAAGCATTTAAGCGTTCAATCGATCAAACTACAGTAATAGATGCTTTTTTAGTACTAATCATAAGCTTAATTGCAGTTTTACTAACAGCTGTTCTTCTACCTTTAAGTATGGAACAACCAGTTAGTTTCATTGATGCTTTATTTGAAACAACTAGTGCTTTTGGAACAGTTGGACTTTCAAGTGGAGCTACTGTTAACATTGCTTTAGATCCAAATAGAAATACCTTTAATTTCCTTGCTTTATGTCTATTAATGGTTATGGGACAGGTTGGTGTGTCCAGTTCTGTGCTAACTTTTGTTAGAAAACATCCCAAAGCAAATAGTTATTCATATCCTAAGGAAGCTGTTAAAATTGGCTAG
- a CDS encoding potassium channel family protein, with the protein MKRADFCIIGLGRFGMQVAQSLKENNFNLLLIDLDDKKTDTASQQFDYVICCDASNLTALEELQIDEFAGVIVGVTNIEASIMICANLRELGQKNIIAKAKNEVHKRVLSTMGIREALIPEKIVGKNLVIRLIHGLENEIINLGNEIIFIRSAVNNKAFFNKRLEEINFRQNTDANIISIMRSNKTVVFPLGPNTEIQPGDIITAVCQQKSLNKYLNYINPKTKNKN; encoded by the coding sequence ATGAAACGTGCAGATTTTTGCATTATTGGTTTAGGTAGATTTGGGATGCAGGTTGCACAATCACTAAAAGAAAACAACTTTAACTTACTTTTAATTGATCTTGATGATAAAAAAACTGACACCGCCTCGCAACAGTTTGATTATGTTATTTGTTGTGATGCTAGTAATCTAACTGCTTTAGAAGAGTTACAAATTGATGAATTTGCTGGGGTTATTGTTGGGGTTACCAACATAGAAGCGAGCATCATGATATGTGCTAATTTAAGGGAATTAGGACAAAAAAACATTATTGCTAAAGCCAAAAATGAAGTACATAAAAGGGTGTTAAGCACAATGGGAATTAGAGAAGCTTTGATCCCTGAAAAGATTGTTGGTAAAAATCTGGTTATCCGCTTAATCCATGGGCTTGAAAATGAAATTATCAACCTTGGTAATGAGATAATTTTCATCCGTTCAGCAGTTAACAACAAGGCTTTTTTTAACAAAAGGTTAGAAGAGATTAACTTTAGGCAAAACACCGATGCTAACATTATCTCCATCATGCGCAGTAATAAAACTGTTGTTTTTCCTTTAGGACCAAATACTGAGATCCAACCAGGGGATATTATCACTGCAGTTTGTCAACAAAAAAGTTTAAATAAGTACTTAAATTACATCAATCCTAAAACCAAAAATAAAAATTAA
- a CDS encoding aminopeptidase P family protein produces the protein MISELQQKITVLKDLLKTNKADAILIGSDQNRFWLTNFPSSAGWLIITSNKAKLFIDGRYYEAARNFINPIVEVELFVSFKQVKAFCESNGINHLLIEGDYLTFNYQDWIQAICKQYTVINAQEIRRVKLPSEIQAIEKAVDITRKVAVKLKRFIKPKMTELFISQWITNELVKQGGAKNSFDPIVATGKNGANPHHKPTKTIVKEGDFITCDFGTIYNGYCSDITRTFLVGKKPKSAKLLSAYKKVEEANLAGINAVNTTLTGSQVDKVCRDIIENSEFKDFFVHSTGHGVGIDIHEMPNVSQSYNKLLCENGVVTIEPGIYIPNLGGIRIEDMVLVKKEKSVWLSKSIPRAF, from the coding sequence ATGATTAGTGAATTACAACAAAAAATTACAGTTCTTAAAGATCTTTTAAAAACCAATAAAGCTGATGCTATCCTAATTGGTTCTGATCAAAACCGCTTTTGATTAACTAATTTTCCAAGTAGTGCAGGGTGGTTAATCATCACCAGCAATAAAGCAAAATTGTTTATTGATGGTAGGTATTATGAAGCAGCAAGGAACTTTATTAATCCTATTGTTGAAGTTGAATTATTTGTTAGTTTTAAACAAGTTAAAGCTTTTTGTGAATCTAATGGTATCAATCACCTTTTAATTGAGGGTGACTATCTTACCTTTAACTATCAGGATTGAATTCAAGCTATTTGTAAACAATACACAGTAATTAATGCCCAAGAGATTAGAAGAGTAAAGTTGCCTAGTGAGATTCAAGCCATTGAAAAAGCAGTTGATATTACAAGAAAAGTAGCAGTTAAGTTAAAGCGTTTTATTAAACCAAAAATGACTGAGCTTTTCATTTCACAATGGATTACTAATGAGCTTGTGAAGCAGGGTGGGGCTAAAAACTCATTTGATCCTATAGTAGCTACTGGTAAAAACGGTGCTAACCCACATCACAAACCAACCAAAACAATAGTTAAGGAAGGTGATTTTATCACTTGTGATTTTGGCACCATTTACAACGGTTATTGCTCTGATATTACAAGAACCTTTTTAGTTGGTAAAAAACCTAAAAGTGCAAAGTTATTATCTGCATACAAAAAAGTTGAAGAGGCTAATTTGGCTGGTATAAATGCAGTAAACACTACTTTAACAGGTTCACAAGTTGATAAGGTGTGCCGCGATATTATTGAAAACTCTGAGTTTAAAGACTTTTTTGTGCATAGTACTGGTCATGGCGTTGGTATTGATATCCATGAAATGCCAAATGTTTCCCAATCTTACAACAAGTTATTGTGTGAAAATGGGGTTGTAACCATTGAACCTGGGATCTATATTCCTAACCTTGGTGGAATTAGGATAGAAGATATGGTACTTGTTAAAAAAGAAAAATCAGTTTGATTATCTAAATCTATCCCACGTGCTTTCTAA
- the rpmG gene encoding 50S ribosomal protein L33 translates to MAVKRSTRLGCNECSEINYLTFKNVKKNPEKLALNKFCSRCRKVVLHKEVKRK, encoded by the coding sequence ATGGCTGTTAAAAGAAGCACACGACTAGGTTGTAATGAATGTTCTGAGATTAATTATTTAACCTTTAAAAACGTCAAGAAAAATCCAGAAAAACTAGCACTTAATAAGTTTTGTTCACGTTGTCGTAAGGTAGTATTGCACAAAGAGGTAAAACGTAAATAA
- a CDS encoding DegV family protein: protein MKKTAIITDSTASIKPGEINGVYILPLQVIVDGEKSFRDGIEIDYDHVHKLLKENPHGLNISTSLPRQSDLLKIFEEIKTKYDRFIFLPLSKGLSGTYDMLVQLAKELSEQNKDKEFLVFETSDIAISLKWLVEDIKALVDKGCDNQTIKAKVESHKQNILSAVTLKNLVQMRKGGRISGLKKFITTLLRVKPIILFDKGVNTLGAKVFSFSQAVEKIFGFVKTKFGDNYKIKRIGFCYSFCKNYANEIKKIITDFIEHNKINFQNEIENAFITSVIIVHTGIDAFSISLLIDNK from the coding sequence ATGAAGAAAACAGCTATCATCACTGATTCAACTGCTTCTATTAAACCTGGGGAGATTAACGGCGTTTACATCTTGCCTTTACAAGTAATTGTTGATGGTGAAAAAAGCTTTCGTGATGGGATAGAAATTGATTATGATCATGTTCATAAACTTCTAAAAGAAAACCCACATGGACTTAACATCTCAACTTCCTTACCACGTCAAAGTGATCTTCTTAAGATCTTTGAAGAGATTAAAACTAAGTATGATCGCTTTATTTTTCTGCCTTTAAGTAAAGGTTTAAGTGGTACTTATGATATGTTGGTTCAATTAGCAAAAGAGCTTAGTGAACAAAATAAAGACAAAGAATTTTTAGTGTTTGAAACTAGTGATATTGCTATTTCTCTAAAATGATTGGTCGAAGATATAAAGGCATTGGTTGACAAGGGTTGTGATAATCAAACAATTAAAGCAAAGGTTGAATCACATAAACAAAATATCCTTTCTGCAGTTACTTTAAAAAACCTAGTGCAAATGCGTAAAGGTGGGAGAATCTCTGGTTTGAAAAAGTTCATTACTACTTTACTAAGAGTTAAACCTATTATCTTGTTTGACAAGGGAGTTAATACTCTAGGAGCAAAAGTTTTTAGTTTTAGTCAAGCGGTTGAGAAGATATTTGGTTTTGTTAAAACTAAGTTTGGTGATAACTACAAAATTAAACGGATCGGTTTTTGCTATTCTTTTTGTAAAAATTACGCTAATGAAATTAAAAAAATAATTACTGATTTCATTGAGCATAATAAGATTAACTTTCAAAATGAAATTGAAAATGCTTTCATTACAAGTGTGATTATTGTTCACACTGGCATTGATGCTTTTTCTATTAGTTTACTTATTGACAATAAATAA
- a CDS encoding alpha/beta fold hydrolase, whose amino-acid sequence MLTSNKNTLFNSIFAFKPKKRKNVFIFLHGFGSEYASFSRIFSLFKKKKWPFFTFNFPGHGDNESTDTDQLKLNHFVDLVCDFIVQKKLNNVILIGHSMGGAVAVLVNKVIPLKIKALILVAPMNQTSFSVNKKRILDTFFKRNNSNHKDFVEHEEKRKSLLKIAINAFKKRTTFKTLYSDMVQNAKYGNDSLERAYEMIGNKPTLVILGANDIVTPTKASVDYLANKSDKIIFKVIDGVGHSPHDSAPKLFFDYVLEFLDNLKKQRY is encoded by the coding sequence ATGCTAACGAGTAATAAAAATACTCTTTTTAACTCAATATTTGCCTTTAAACCTAAAAAAAGAAAAAACGTTTTTATTTTTTTACATGGATTTGGAAGCGAATATGCCAGTTTTAGTCGTATTTTTAGCTTGTTTAAAAAGAAAAAGTGGCCTTTCTTTACTTTTAATTTTCCCGGTCATGGAGACAATGAATCAACAGATACAGATCAATTAAAACTAAACCACTTTGTTGATTTGGTTTGTGATTTTATTGTTCAAAAAAAACTAAATAACGTCATTTTAATAGGTCATAGTATGGGAGGTGCTGTGGCTGTTTTAGTTAACAAAGTTATACCACTAAAAATTAAGGCTTTAATATTAGTAGCTCCTATGAATCAAACTTCTTTCTCAGTTAATAAAAAGCGGATTTTAGATACTTTTTTTAAGCGTAATAACAGCAACCATAAGGATTTTGTTGAACATGAAGAAAAACGTAAATCACTTTTGAAAATAGCTATCAATGCATTTAAAAAAAGAACTACCTTTAAAACACTTTACAGTGATATGGTTCAAAACGCTAAATATGGTAATGACTCACTTGAAAGGGCTTATGAAATGATTGGTAATAAACCTACCTTAGTTATTTTAGGAGCTAATGATATTGTCACGCCAACCAAAGCTTCTGTAGACTATCTAGCTAATAAAAGTGACAAGATTATTTTTAAGGTTATTGATGGTGTTGGTCATTCACCACACGACTCAGCGCCTAAACTTTTTTTTGATTATGTGCTAGAGTTTCTAGATAATTTAAAGAAACAAAGGTACTAA